The following proteins are encoded in a genomic region of Streptomyces lunaelactis:
- a CDS encoding DUF7144 family membrane protein — translation MSQQTPTGGDWNTGPAPGNAPLRGDSDSGSGSGGTVFAAVLLLVSGILAICQGIAAIAEDDVYARIGNYVFEFDLTAWGWIHLILGVIVVLIGWGLFRDMNSARVAGIAVAGLSMIANFIWLPYQPWWSITIIAIDVFVIWALCISWSRATS, via the coding sequence ATGAGCCAGCAGACACCGACCGGAGGGGACTGGAACACCGGCCCTGCTCCGGGCAATGCGCCGCTGCGCGGCGACAGCGACAGCGGTAGCGGTAGCGGGGGCACGGTATTCGCCGCGGTCCTGCTCCTCGTCTCCGGCATCCTGGCCATCTGCCAGGGCATTGCGGCCATTGCCGAGGACGACGTGTACGCCCGGATCGGCAACTACGTCTTCGAGTTCGACCTGACGGCGTGGGGCTGGATCCACCTCATCCTCGGGGTCATCGTCGTCCTCATCGGATGGGGTCTGTTCCGCGACATGAACTCGGCCAGGGTGGCCGGAATCGCAGTCGCCGGCCTCAGCATGATCGCCAACTTCATCTGGCTGCCGTATCAGCCATGGTGGTCAATAACCATCATCGCGATCGACGTGTTCGTCATCTGGGCCCTGTGCATCAGCTGGTCGCGCGCGACCAGCTGA
- a CDS encoding SpoIIE family protein phosphatase, whose product MDTPVTTFSEGPQDPFAVRRAASVVLDDHGIVVGWSERAEALLGYPPEEVLGRPTAEFLVDPRDRDVVMDAVAACVRDRGWFGVVPVRHRDGQRVELGCRARAIVRRDSPGEWFLVAAPAEEVIQWETDRSVLDGLFRRSPIGLSVFAPDLSILRVNRAIARFSQLPVEQHRGLRTSDFLVQQDTDTVMRQLREVLETGQSSIFTEQPCGLRRDPGRELVVSISAFRMQDPSGRILGVTQTVEDVTDRYRARRRLALLNEASALIGTSLDVTRTAGELADVAVPSLADCVSVDLLEPVTRGEEPVQEMFGPLRRAAVRSILPDTAEVMFPVGHTIHVPPETMQARCLAERRPILDAHMEGPTGWLSMDPERAERALNLGIHSLMVVPLIARGLVLGVLSLWRSQRLEPFEEDDLTLAEEFASRAAVCIDNARRYTQQHETALTLQHSLLPHEVPRHPAVEVAHRYLPADATTGVGGDWFDVIPLSGLRVALVVGDVVGHGIHAAATMGRLRTAVHTLANLDLTPDEVLSHLDDLVDRLAAEQEPTDERSPQVVGATCLYAVYDPVSRHCALARAGHPPPAVVTPDGQVHLLDVPAGPPLGLGGLPFEATELQLAEGSLLALYTDGLIQGRKRDVDESLADLCGALAVPARSLEETCGAVEGALLHDRSTDAVADDVALLVARTRVLAAEKVATWELPVEATAAARARTLTASQLAEWGLEEMDFTTELIVSELVTNAYRYGGGPIALRLIRDSHLICEVSDTGSTSPHLRRARTTDEGGRGLFLVAQLTERWGTRHTRDGKTIWTEQLLSSTSAS is encoded by the coding sequence ATGGACACTCCGGTGACAACGTTCAGCGAGGGCCCACAAGACCCGTTCGCGGTGCGGCGCGCGGCCTCGGTGGTGCTGGACGACCACGGGATCGTCGTCGGCTGGAGCGAGCGGGCCGAGGCGCTGCTCGGCTACCCGCCCGAGGAGGTGCTCGGGCGGCCGACGGCCGAGTTTCTGGTCGACCCCCGCGACCGGGACGTCGTCATGGACGCAGTGGCGGCATGCGTACGCGACCGGGGGTGGTTCGGGGTCGTGCCCGTCCGGCACCGCGACGGGCAACGTGTGGAGCTGGGGTGCCGGGCCCGGGCGATCGTGAGGCGCGACTCCCCCGGCGAATGGTTCCTCGTCGCCGCGCCCGCCGAGGAGGTGATCCAGTGGGAGACGGACAGGTCGGTCCTGGACGGATTGTTCCGCCGCTCCCCGATCGGTCTGTCCGTCTTCGCACCGGACCTGAGCATCCTGCGAGTGAACCGGGCGATCGCGCGATTCAGCCAACTGCCGGTCGAGCAGCACCGTGGGCTCCGCACCAGCGACTTCCTGGTCCAGCAGGACACCGACACGGTGATGAGGCAGTTGCGGGAGGTGCTGGAGACGGGCCAGTCCTCGATCTTCACCGAGCAGCCCTGCGGTCTGCGGCGGGACCCCGGCCGCGAGCTGGTCGTGTCGATCTCGGCTTTCAGGATGCAGGACCCCTCCGGACGGATCCTCGGGGTGACGCAGACCGTCGAGGACGTGACCGACCGCTACCGGGCCCGACGTCGCCTCGCCCTGCTCAACGAGGCCAGTGCCCTCATCGGGACCTCGTTGGACGTGACGAGGACAGCGGGTGAGCTGGCCGACGTGGCGGTCCCGAGCCTTGCCGACTGCGTCTCCGTGGACTTGCTGGAGCCGGTGACCCGCGGTGAGGAGCCCGTCCAGGAAATGTTCGGACCCCTGCGCCGGGCGGCGGTCCGCAGCATCCTGCCGGACACGGCGGAGGTGATGTTTCCGGTGGGCCACACGATTCACGTCCCGCCGGAGACCATGCAGGCGCGGTGCCTGGCCGAGCGGCGTCCGATCCTCGACGCGCATATGGAAGGCCCCACTGGGTGGCTCTCCATGGACCCGGAGCGGGCTGAGCGCGCCCTCAACCTGGGCATCCACTCGCTGATGGTGGTGCCGCTGATCGCGCGAGGGCTCGTGCTCGGCGTGCTTAGCCTGTGGCGGTCGCAACGGCTCGAGCCGTTCGAGGAGGACGACCTCACACTCGCCGAGGAGTTCGCCTCCCGTGCCGCCGTCTGCATCGACAACGCACGCCGCTACACCCAGCAGCACGAGACGGCGCTCACCCTGCAGCACAGCCTGCTCCCGCACGAGGTGCCGAGGCACCCGGCGGTCGAAGTCGCCCACCGCTACCTGCCGGCCGACGCCACGACCGGCGTCGGCGGTGACTGGTTCGACGTCATCCCGCTCTCGGGGCTTCGCGTCGCCCTTGTCGTCGGCGACGTGGTCGGCCATGGCATCCACGCGGCGGCCACCATGGGCCGGTTGCGCACCGCCGTGCACACCCTGGCCAATCTCGACCTCACCCCGGACGAGGTCCTCTCCCACCTCGATGATCTCGTGGACCGTCTGGCCGCCGAGCAGGAGCCGACGGACGAACGTTCCCCTCAAGTCGTCGGCGCAACCTGCCTGTACGCGGTCTACGACCCGGTCTCGCGGCACTGCGCCCTGGCCCGCGCCGGCCACCCACCGCCCGCGGTGGTGACGCCGGACGGACAGGTACACCTCCTCGATGTGCCCGCAGGACCGCCGCTGGGCCTGGGTGGGCTGCCGTTCGAGGCCACCGAGCTGCAACTGGCCGAAGGCAGCCTCTTGGCCCTCTACACCGACGGCCTCATCCAGGGGCGCAAGCGGGACGTCGACGAGAGTCTGGCCGATCTGTGCGGGGCGTTGGCCGTGCCCGCCCGCTCGTTGGAGGAGACGTGCGGGGCGGTGGAGGGCGCGTTGCTCCACGACCGGTCCACCGACGCCGTTGCCGATGACGTGGCCCTGCTCGTCGCCCGTACCCGCGTCCTGGCGGCGGAGAAGGTGGCCACGTGGGAGCTGCCGGTCGAGGCAACCGCCGCAGCTCGGGCCCGGACGCTGACGGCGTCCCAGCTGGCCGAGTGGGGCCTGGAGGAGATGGACTTCACCACCGAGCTGATCGTCAGCGAGCTGGTGACCAACGCCTACCGGTACGGTGGCGGGCCGATCGCCCTACGGCTCATCCGTGACAGCCACCTCATCTGCGAGGTCTCCGACACCGGCAGCACCTCACCACACCTCCGCCGGGCCCGCACCACCGACGAGGGCGGCCGCGGACTCTTCCTGGTGGCCCAGCTCACCGAGCGGTGGGGCACCCGGCACACGCGCGACGGCAAGACCATCTGGACCGAACAGCTGCTGTCCTCCACGTCGGCGTCGTAA
- a CDS encoding LuxR C-terminal-related transcriptional regulator: MPKRLVDRPALLERMTAGVRGPLTLVNGPAGAGKTVLAAQWVTEGLAPPATVWLTVEPGDAPGAFWAYVLEAFHRHGVRLPPEVGRPTRAEGVNQSLLVRLADALAESPEPVVLVLDQVDVARAPEIAEGLHFVLRHAGDGLRLVLTGRTDWLLPLHRYRAADEITEIRNADLRFTGTDAEALLSEHRLEISEAGIRLLVERTKGWAAGLRLCALAMQSSADPEVFVREFAADRTTIADYLLTEVLDTQPPPTQDLLLRASITDRINPELADVLTGRDDADQTLTGLARANAFLEQVDELAWYRLHPLFAEVLRAHLRQRAPGLEPLLRGRAARWFARTGRLTDAVAQAAAAGDWQFAAGRLVDCMAIGRLFTGLETEQLGRTFAAMPTDLTGAAPALVEAACRLADQDLPGCAAGLGRADQYLTDAAGPAARLSRAFVGVLAGRLAHDLAATEQAAADAERLLHEIPPPLLGQHPEIRAMVLAGLGAVELDAGRLDRAESGLTAAVEGCGQPGMEDPLCDSLGSLAMVELLRGRLRQAEEHARRSLAVAERSAHPPERRAGLDHLVLAGVAAEHDDLTTARTHLDLATMAAGPHPEPAAAVEAAVIGSRLSTAEGDWEGALAALHGVGSPAGPSQLSAWTVDELAIAESCAHLAHGDAGAALDVLDAVVSERPEHAVARARALLAAGRSEHAMKVLAELPAEGPVTTTSRAQACLLQAQAAAESGSTEEALLFLREALAVARSEELRRVFVESGPWVGRLLRQNPQLAQAHGWLPAHVLGYLRAGAFEQLPLVVEPLSRRETEVLRKAAQLLSTKEIAAELYLSANTVKTHLKSIYRKLSVTRRSEAVHRARDLGVL; the protein is encoded by the coding sequence GTGCCGAAGCGTCTGGTCGACCGCCCGGCGCTGCTGGAGCGTATGACGGCCGGGGTGCGTGGGCCGCTCACCCTGGTCAACGGGCCGGCCGGTGCGGGCAAGACGGTACTCGCCGCACAGTGGGTCACTGAGGGCCTGGCGCCGCCCGCGACGGTGTGGCTGACCGTTGAGCCCGGCGACGCCCCCGGCGCCTTCTGGGCCTACGTCCTGGAGGCGTTCCACCGGCACGGAGTGCGGCTGCCGCCCGAGGTCGGCAGGCCCACGCGCGCCGAGGGGGTGAACCAGTCACTCCTGGTGCGTCTCGCCGACGCGCTGGCCGAGTCTCCGGAGCCGGTGGTGCTGGTGCTCGACCAGGTCGACGTGGCTCGAGCCCCTGAGATAGCAGAGGGTCTGCACTTCGTGCTCCGGCACGCCGGCGACGGCCTGCGTCTCGTGCTCACCGGCCGCACGGACTGGCTGTTGCCGCTGCACCGCTACCGGGCGGCCGACGAGATCACCGAGATCCGCAACGCGGACCTCAGGTTCACCGGCACGGACGCCGAGGCGCTGCTGAGCGAGCACCGGCTGGAGATTTCGGAGGCGGGGATCCGGCTGCTTGTCGAACGCACCAAGGGCTGGGCTGCCGGACTTCGCCTGTGCGCCCTGGCGATGCAGAGCAGCGCCGATCCCGAAGTGTTTGTCCGCGAGTTCGCCGCCGACCGCACCACCATCGCCGACTACCTGCTCACTGAGGTGCTCGATACGCAGCCGCCGCCCACGCAGGACCTGCTGCTGCGCGCCAGCATCACCGACCGCATCAACCCCGAGCTCGCGGACGTGCTGACCGGGCGCGACGACGCCGACCAGACGCTGACGGGGCTTGCGCGTGCCAATGCCTTCCTGGAACAGGTCGACGAACTGGCCTGGTACCGGCTGCATCCTCTGTTCGCCGAGGTGCTTCGCGCGCACCTGAGGCAACGAGCTCCCGGTCTTGAGCCACTGTTGCGCGGGCGGGCGGCGCGCTGGTTCGCCCGGACCGGGCGGCTCACCGATGCCGTGGCGCAGGCGGCCGCCGCGGGTGACTGGCAGTTCGCGGCGGGGCGGCTGGTCGACTGCATGGCGATCGGCAGGCTCTTCACCGGCCTGGAGACGGAGCAGCTGGGCCGTACGTTCGCCGCCATGCCGACCGACCTGACCGGTGCGGCTCCGGCTCTGGTCGAGGCGGCCTGCCGACTCGCCGACCAAGATCTCCCCGGGTGCGCAGCCGGGCTGGGGCGCGCGGACCAGTACCTGACCGACGCCGCAGGCCCGGCGGCGCGGCTCAGCCGCGCCTTTGTCGGGGTCCTGGCCGGGCGCCTCGCCCACGACCTTGCAGCCACCGAGCAGGCGGCCGCCGACGCCGAACGTCTACTGCACGAGATCCCACCGCCCCTGCTCGGGCAGCACCCCGAGATCCGTGCCATGGTGCTGGCCGGTCTCGGAGCGGTCGAGCTCGACGCCGGGCGTCTCGACCGTGCCGAGTCCGGCCTCACCGCCGCCGTCGAGGGGTGCGGACAGCCGGGGATGGAGGACCCGCTCTGTGACTCGCTGGGATCGCTGGCCATGGTCGAGCTGCTGCGGGGGCGGCTGCGGCAGGCGGAGGAGCACGCGCGCAGATCCCTCGCCGTCGCCGAGCGGTCCGCGCATCCGCCGGAACGCCGGGCCGGTCTCGACCACCTCGTCCTGGCGGGCGTCGCGGCCGAGCACGACGACCTCACAACGGCCCGGACCCACCTCGACCTGGCGACCATGGCCGCCGGACCTCACCCGGAACCTGCCGCCGCAGTCGAGGCCGCCGTCATCGGCTCCAGGCTGTCGACAGCCGAGGGCGACTGGGAGGGAGCGCTCGCCGCACTCCACGGGGTCGGCTCGCCCGCGGGCCCCTCGCAGCTCTCCGCGTGGACGGTGGACGAGCTGGCCATCGCCGAGTCCTGCGCGCATCTGGCACACGGGGACGCGGGCGCAGCCCTCGACGTACTGGACGCTGTGGTCTCCGAACGGCCGGAGCACGCCGTGGCCCGGGCCCGCGCACTGCTGGCAGCGGGACGCAGCGAGCACGCGATGAAGGTGCTGGCCGAGCTGCCGGCCGAAGGGCCCGTCACGACGACGAGCCGGGCGCAGGCGTGCCTGCTCCAGGCCCAGGCCGCCGCGGAGTCCGGTTCCACCGAGGAGGCACTCCTCTTCCTGCGCGAGGCGCTCGCCGTCGCCCGGTCCGAGGAGCTGCGGCGGGTGTTCGTCGAGAGCGGTCCTTGGGTGGGCCGCCTGCTCCGCCAGAACCCGCAACTGGCGCAGGCACACGGCTGGCTGCCCGCCCACGTCCTCGGATACTTGCGTGCGGGAGCCTTTGAGCAGCTGCCCTTGGTGGTGGAGCCGCTGAGCCGGCGGGAAACCGAAGTGCTGCGCAAGGCCGCGCAGCTGCTGTCGACCAAGGAGATCGCGGCCGAGCTGTACCTCTCCGCCAATACGGTCAAGACGCATCTGAAGAGCATCTACCGCAAACTCTCCGTCACCCGGCGCAGCGAGGCCGTCCACCGGGCCCGTGACCTCGGGGTGCTGTGA
- a CDS encoding SHOCT domain-containing protein — MRRAGRPGVVGVAARTAVVAGTATAVSGRVSRHQAEKAAAQQTVDQPDVQPAAPAQAPPGAPSAGLTDEAISNLERLGTLHEQGVLTDEEFAVQKDRILRS, encoded by the coding sequence ATGAGGCGCGCCGGACGACCGGGCGTCGTCGGAGTCGCCGCGCGGACCGCCGTGGTCGCCGGCACCGCGACCGCCGTCTCCGGCCGTGTCTCCAGACACCAGGCCGAGAAAGCGGCCGCGCAGCAGACCGTGGACCAGCCGGATGTACAGCCCGCCGCGCCGGCGCAGGCTCCGCCGGGCGCACCCTCGGCCGGCCTGACCGATGAGGCGATCAGCAATCTTGAACGCCTCGGCACGCTCCACGAGCAGGGGGTGCTCACAGACGAGGAATTCGCCGTTCAGAAGGACCGCATCCTCAGGAGCTGA
- a CDS encoding SHOCT domain-containing protein, translating to MNDVTLNLAADYPLLSVFWTTVYIFLWILWFMLLFRVIGDIFRDDALSGWGKSGWCVFVVILPFLGVFVYLIARGRGMGERSMRRAEQREQEFRTYVRESAGTTSHAEDLARLAELKNHGDITDAEYEQAKAKVLAT from the coding sequence ATGAACGACGTCACGCTGAATCTGGCAGCGGACTACCCGCTGCTGAGCGTGTTCTGGACCACGGTTTACATATTCCTCTGGATCCTCTGGTTCATGCTGCTCTTCCGCGTCATCGGCGACATCTTCCGCGACGACGCACTCAGCGGCTGGGGCAAGTCCGGCTGGTGTGTCTTCGTCGTCATCCTGCCCTTCCTGGGTGTCTTCGTGTATCTGATCGCACGGGGCCGCGGGATGGGTGAGCGCTCGATGAGGCGGGCCGAGCAGAGAGAGCAGGAGTTCCGCACTTACGTACGCGAGAGTGCCGGGACCACCAGCCATGCCGAAGACCTGGCGCGGCTCGCCGAGCTCAAGAACCACGGCGACATCACGGACGCCGAGTACGAGCAGGCCAAGGCCAAGGTCCTCGCCACCTGA
- a CDS encoding DUF6325 family protein: protein MEVGPVEYVVIAFPGNRFRGEIAPELQNLVASGTVRILDLTFIKKDEDGSVSYVELDALDPTEASVFDDIDGEVGGLFSEEDLELIAEGLVPNSSAAVLVWEDTWAAPISRAIRNAGGELVAHERIPAPVVEQALEAAA, encoded by the coding sequence ATGGAAGTGGGACCTGTCGAGTATGTCGTCATCGCCTTCCCGGGCAACCGCTTCCGCGGCGAGATCGCCCCGGAGCTGCAGAACCTCGTGGCGAGCGGCACCGTACGGATCCTCGACCTGACCTTCATCAAGAAGGACGAGGACGGATCGGTCTCGTACGTCGAACTCGATGCTCTCGACCCGACGGAAGCCTCGGTGTTCGACGACATCGACGGCGAGGTCGGCGGCCTGTTCAGCGAGGAGGACCTCGAACTGATCGCGGAGGGGCTCGTACCCAACTCCTCGGCGGCGGTTCTCGTCTGGGAGGACACATGGGCCGCGCCCATCTCCCGTGCCATCCGCAATGCCGGGGGCGAACTGGTGGCGCACGAGCGCATTCCCGCTCCTGTGGTGGAGCAGGCGCTCGAGGCCGCCGCCTGA
- a CDS encoding sensor histidine kinase, whose product MGGEDRGDGGRVPRLRLDELLEELHARIDEVRGTRDRLNGLLEAVLSVGQELDLAQVLRGIVEAAVVLVDAGYGALGVVEDGRKLAQFLPVGISDELRAQIGDLPSGHGLLGELIRHPEPLRLGELSEHPASSGFPPHHPPMRSFLGVPIRIRDEVFGNLYMTEKQGGAEFDAEDEAVLSTLAVAAGIAIANARLYEEGRLRERWLAASAEFTSALLSGSSEIQVLEVMTERARQITSTEMGAVYLLGRGGELRGALALGEGAESHRGVVLPREGTLAAAALAEGGLITAVDVANDERVTFEPGRWDGFGPAVAVPVGTKGKVRGVLMLARRAGRPAFTQAETAPVSGFAGQAALALELADRRRDAEQMSLLADRDRIARDLHDLAIQRLFATGMTLQSAQRFVDHPEASERLVRAIDDLDTTIKIIRSTIFGLRDHETRNASPGLRIRAVRTLEEAALVLGFAPALRMEGLIDTDVPRPVADDVVAVLGEALTNVARHARASKTEVSLVAQSGTLTVTVLDDGAGIAEDGRRSGLRNLAERAERLGGELSVVHAASGGTRLEWRVPLAGRS is encoded by the coding sequence ATGGGTGGGGAAGACCGGGGCGACGGGGGCCGCGTCCCGCGCCTGCGGCTCGACGAACTGCTGGAGGAACTCCACGCCCGAATCGACGAGGTGCGCGGCACCAGGGACCGGCTGAACGGTCTGCTGGAGGCGGTGCTCTCCGTGGGCCAGGAGCTCGATCTGGCTCAGGTGCTGCGCGGGATCGTGGAGGCCGCCGTCGTCCTGGTGGACGCCGGCTACGGTGCGCTCGGTGTTGTTGAGGACGGAAGGAAGCTCGCCCAGTTCCTGCCGGTGGGCATCAGCGACGAGCTGCGCGCGCAGATCGGCGACCTGCCGTCCGGACACGGGCTGCTCGGCGAACTGATCCGGCATCCCGAGCCGTTGCGGCTGGGCGAGCTGTCCGAGCATCCGGCGTCGTCGGGCTTCCCGCCGCACCATCCGCCGATGCGCTCGTTCCTCGGAGTGCCCATCCGCATTCGCGACGAGGTGTTCGGCAATCTCTACATGACGGAGAAGCAGGGCGGGGCCGAGTTCGACGCCGAGGACGAGGCGGTGCTGTCGACACTGGCGGTCGCCGCCGGAATCGCCATCGCGAACGCCCGGCTCTACGAGGAGGGCCGGCTCAGAGAGCGCTGGCTGGCGGCGAGCGCGGAATTCACCAGCGCGCTGCTGTCCGGTTCCTCGGAGATCCAGGTGCTCGAGGTGATGACCGAGCGGGCCCGTCAGATCACCTCGACCGAGATGGGAGCGGTGTATCTGCTGGGCCGGGGCGGCGAGCTGCGCGGGGCGCTCGCGCTGGGCGAAGGCGCCGAGTCGCACCGCGGCGTCGTGTTGCCCCGGGAGGGAACGCTGGCCGCTGCGGCGCTCGCCGAGGGTGGTCTGATCACCGCTGTGGACGTGGCCAACGACGAGCGCGTGACCTTCGAGCCGGGCCGGTGGGACGGCTTCGGTCCTGCCGTGGCCGTCCCGGTCGGCACGAAGGGGAAGGTCCGGGGCGTGCTCATGCTGGCCCGCCGTGCGGGACGCCCCGCGTTCACCCAGGCGGAGACCGCGCCGGTGTCGGGCTTCGCGGGCCAGGCGGCGCTCGCGCTCGAACTGGCCGACCGGCGGCGGGACGCCGAACAGATGAGCCTCCTGGCGGATCGTGACCGGATCGCCCGTGACCTGCACGATCTCGCGATTCAGCGGCTGTTCGCGACCGGTATGACACTGCAGAGCGCGCAGCGTTTCGTCGACCACCCGGAGGCTTCCGAGCGACTGGTGCGCGCGATCGACGACCTCGACACCACCATCAAGATCATTCGGTCGACCATCTTCGGGCTCCGGGACCACGAGACGCGGAACGCGTCGCCGGGGCTCAGGATCCGCGCCGTCCGGACCCTTGAGGAGGCGGCCCTGGTGCTCGGTTTCGCGCCCGCACTGCGTATGGAAGGCCTGATCGACACCGACGTACCGCGCCCGGTCGCCGACGACGTTGTCGCGGTGCTCGGCGAAGCGCTCACCAATGTGGCCCGTCATGCGCGGGCCTCGAAGACGGAGGTCTCGCTGGTGGCGCAGTCCGGGACGCTCACCGTGACGGTTCTCGACGACGGTGCCGGCATCGCGGAGGACGGCCGGCGCAGCGGTCTGCGTAATCTGGCGGAGCGAGCGGAGAGACTCGGCGGTGAGCTGTCGGTGGTACACGCCGCCTCGGGCGGTACGCGACTGGAGTGGCGGGTGCCGTTGGCCGGACGGTCTTGA
- a CDS encoding Acg family FMN-binding oxidoreductase, producing the protein MSSPPLDATSVAALIEDAATAPSMHNAQPWKFRYLRDSGSLQVRADVEHAIPKADPANRALHLGCGAALFNLRVAAAHAGREPVTTLLPDPADPWLLAEVGLSRLTSPDDDLAVLHPAIRRRHTSRFPFTDEEIPTEILDELRSAAILEGVRLYVPDEWHVQSVMDLIHDAEGREALDPSKVEETSRWTGTGAEDDAARTEGIPAYAFGPRQRDVTAPVRDFAGRRLIPGRDSATFETRPRIALLGTATDRPADWLRAGQAMERVLLQATLDGLVTSLTSHALEWPELRWAVRDPESAIAHVQMVIRLGYGPAGPATPRRPVSDVLDIV; encoded by the coding sequence GTGTCCTCACCACCACTCGACGCGACCTCCGTGGCAGCCCTCATCGAGGACGCCGCGACTGCTCCGTCCATGCACAACGCCCAGCCATGGAAGTTCCGCTACCTGCGCGACAGCGGATCACTGCAGGTCCGCGCCGACGTGGAGCACGCGATACCGAAGGCCGACCCGGCCAACCGCGCCCTGCACCTCGGCTGCGGCGCCGCGCTGTTCAACCTCCGCGTGGCAGCTGCCCACGCGGGCAGGGAACCGGTCACCACATTGCTTCCCGACCCCGCCGATCCATGGCTGCTCGCCGAGGTCGGCCTCAGCCGGCTCACGAGTCCGGACGACGATCTGGCTGTCCTTCACCCGGCGATCCGCCGTCGGCACACCAGCCGGTTTCCCTTCACCGACGAGGAGATCCCGACGGAGATCCTCGACGAGCTGCGAAGTGCCGCGATTCTCGAAGGTGTTCGGCTGTACGTGCCCGATGAGTGGCATGTGCAGTCGGTGATGGACCTGATTCACGATGCCGAAGGCCGCGAGGCCCTGGACCCCAGCAAGGTTGAGGAGACGTCCCGTTGGACGGGCACGGGCGCGGAGGACGACGCTGCGCGCACGGAGGGAATTCCCGCCTATGCGTTCGGTCCTCGTCAACGAGATGTCACCGCTCCCGTAAGGGACTTCGCCGGCCGACGCCTCATCCCCGGACGTGACTCGGCAACGTTCGAGACGCGGCCCCGAATCGCCCTGCTGGGCACGGCCACCGACCGTCCGGCGGACTGGCTCCGAGCCGGTCAGGCGATGGAACGAGTCCTGCTACAGGCTACGTTGGACGGACTGGTCACATCCCTCACCTCCCATGCGCTGGAATGGCCGGAGCTACGGTGGGCGGTGCGGGACCCGGAATCGGCCATAGCGCACGTACAGATGGTGATCCGCCTCGGATACGGTCCTGCCGGCCCGGCGACTCCGCGCCGGCCGGTGAGCGACGTACTCGACATCGTGTGA
- a CDS encoding response regulator — protein MSEVPAFSAETPIRVFLLDDHEVVRRGLHDLLDGEPDIDVVGEAASAEQALTRGPALRPHVAVLDIRLPDSDGITVCRELRSRMPELACLMLTSFDDEDALLDAIMAGAAGYVLKQIKGSDLVSAVRTVATGQSMLDPATTARLLQSVRHPEAAQPAEDERLGVLSDRERAVLELIGEGLTNRQIGKKLYLSEKTVKNHISRLLSKLGVERRVQAAVIAAQFRGHEDPPR, from the coding sequence ATGTCCGAGGTACCGGCGTTTTCGGCGGAGACCCCGATCCGGGTCTTCCTCCTCGACGATCACGAGGTCGTCCGTCGTGGACTGCACGACCTGCTCGACGGCGAGCCCGACATCGACGTGGTCGGCGAGGCGGCGAGCGCCGAGCAGGCTCTGACGCGGGGGCCCGCGCTGCGTCCCCACGTCGCGGTTCTCGATATCCGCCTCCCGGACAGCGACGGCATCACCGTCTGCCGCGAGCTGCGCTCACGCATGCCGGAACTCGCCTGCCTGATGCTGACGTCCTTCGACGACGAGGACGCCCTGCTCGACGCGATCATGGCCGGCGCCGCCGGATACGTCCTCAAGCAGATCAAGGGCTCCGACCTCGTCTCCGCCGTACGCACCGTGGCGACCGGCCAGTCGATGCTGGACCCGGCGACGACCGCACGGCTGCTGCAGTCGGTGCGCCATCCCGAGGCCGCGCAGCCGGCCGAGGACGAACGGCTCGGCGTGCTCTCGGATCGGGAACGAGCCGTTCTCGAGCTGATCGGAGAAGGTCTGACCAACCGTCAAATCGGCAAGAAGCTCTATCTGTCGGAGAAGACGGTCAAGAATCACATCTCCAGGCTGCTGTCGAAGCTCGGTGTGGAACGCCGCGTCCAAGCCGCGGTCATCGCCGCCCAATTCCGCGGACACGAGGATCCACCCCGCTGA